In a single window of the Diospyros lotus cultivar Yz01 chromosome 10, ASM1463336v1, whole genome shotgun sequence genome:
- the LOC127811718 gene encoding uncharacterized protein LOC127811718 yields the protein MAKFINSTEARMQSLETQIGQLAQAISERPQGGLPSNIEKNPREHVKAITLRSGKELESKEKDEERTKEKENQELEAKEEDHDLSTEKKGSSSSLNLKSYKPPLPFPKRFLKANLDKQFAKFLEVFKKLHINIPLLDAISQMPSYAKFLKDIIANKRKLEEFEMVKLNEECSAILQNKLPPKLKDPRSFSIPCTIGGINFDKALCDLGASINLMPFSIFRKLGLKEPTPTTVSLQLADRSIKYPRGVVEDVLGGL from the exons ATGGCAAAATTTATCAATAGTACAGAAGCAAGAATGCAAAGCTTGGAAACTCAAATTGGACAACTTGCCCAAGCAATTTCAGAAAGACCACAAGGAGGCTTGCCTAGCAATATTGAGAAGAATCCAAGGGAGCATGTAAAAGCCATCACTTTGCGAAGTGGAAAAGAACttgaaagtaaagaaaaagatgaagagcgtacaaaagagaaagaaaaccaAGAGCTGGAAGCCAAAGAAGAGGATCATGATTTATCAACAGAGAAAAAAGGGAGTTCTTCttcacttaatttaaaatcttacaaacctcctcttccttttcctaaaagatttttgaaggctaacttggataaacaatttgctaaatttttagaggtgtttaaaaaattgcatattaaCATCCCTCTTCTTGATGCTATATCACAGATGCCAAGttatgccaaatttttgaaagacataattgcaaacaaaagaaagttgGAGGAATTTGAGATGGTGAAACTTAATGAAGAATGTTCTGcaattctacaaaataaattgcCTCCAAAACTTAAGGATCCAAGGAGCTTTtctattccttgcactattggtggaattaattttgataaggcTTTATGTGACCTCGGTgcaagtattaatttgatgcccttttctattttcaggaaacttggattaaaagaaccaacacccaccactgtttctcttcaattggctgatagaagtatcaaatatccaaggggagtagtggaagatgttttg GGAGGGCTTTGA